The Osmerus eperlanus chromosome 22, fOsmEpe2.1, whole genome shotgun sequence genome window below encodes:
- the LOC134009019 gene encoding uncharacterized protein LOC134009019 isoform X2, whose amino-acid sequence MAHLCVIEEIGRKCRALERAFQQANISHARLMPIESSLVNLRRLDGILSVETMQEPFASLEELRALITTTHAMSGEHSEDAFSAPRMPSGQRGRPKIAITRQQIQFLVGQGYTVKRMGQLLKCSASFLYKKTRALGLPIRSSRSRTLTNEELEDHIRRLHRQFPRSGNERVRAMLTYIDPAAAARRWSATVARRTYHVPYPNSLWHMDGNMRLIRWGLVVHGAIDGYSRLVTYLNCNTNNKAVTVLTQFLKATCLYGLPSRVRSDHGGENTQVALFMNIVQGVERSSHITGESVHNQRIERLWRDVFLQVLHYFYNEFYSLEDAAILDPENDIHKLSLHLTYLPEIQRRLNMFREAWNQHSLRTENNRTPSQIWTEGMLTNIEADSTPINNVFGDDPYREDSLEALLAQHGINNFRTDIEEQFPAVVVQQLNVNLNHQQQQDILRAIEGIVDLKVKYQTCCTEISNKLNEPARGLP is encoded by the exons ATGGCACACCTATGTGTAATTGaagaaataggacgaaaatgcAGAGCATTAGAAAGAGCTTTCCAACAAGCTAACATAAGCCACGCACGATTGATGCCGATTGAGTCATCACTTGTGAATTTAAGAAGACTGGACGGTATTTTATCGGTGGAGACAATGCAAGAACCTTTTGCTAGCCTTGAAGAACTCCGAGctctcatcaccaccacacatgCGATGTCAGGAGAGCACAGCGAAGACGCCTTTTCAGCCCCTCGTATGCCCTCAG GCCAGCGAGGGAGACCTAAAATTGCCATAACAAGGCAGCAAATACAGTTCCTCGTGGGTCAAGGCTACACAGTCAAGCGGATGGGACAGCTGCTGAAATGTTCAGCATCTTTTTTATATAAGAAAACCAGAGCGCTTGGATTACCAATTAGGAGTTCCAGGTCAAGAACCCTAACCAATGAGGAACTTGAAGATCATATAAGAAGACTTCACAGACAGTTTCCGAGATCTGGAAATGAG agagtgagagcgatGCTGACTTATATTGACCCAGCGGCTGCTGCGCGAAGATGGAGTGCTACCGTGGCAAGAAGAACATACCATGTGCCATATCCCAACAGTCTGTGGCATATGGATGGAAACATGCGTCTCATCAG GTGGGGCTTAGTTGTTCATGGAGCCATAGATGGATACTCACGCCTAGTAACATACCTAAACTGTAATACAAACAACAAAGCTGTCACTGTACTTACACAGTTCTTGAAGGCAACATGCCTGTATGGACTCCCATCCAGAGTTCGCTCTGATCATGGTGGGGAGAACACACAAGTAGCATTGTTCATGAATATTGTCCAGGGTGTAGAGCGCAGTAGTCACATAACAGGGGAATCTGTTCACAACCAGAGGATAGAGCGCCTCTGGAGAGACGTGTTCCTGCAAGTTCTACACTACTTCTACAATGAATTCTACAGCCTAGAGGATGCTGCCATACTAGATCCAGAAAATGACATCCACAAGTTATCACTACACCTGACCTATCTACCAGAAATTCAACGTAGGTTGAACATGTTTAGAGAGGCCTGGAATCAGCACAGTCTAAGGACAGAAAACAACCGAACACCCTCACAGATCTGGACAGAGGGCATGCTGACCAACATAGAGGCAGACAGCACTCCCATCAACAACGTATTTGGTGATGACCCATATAGGGAGGACAGTTTAGAGGCCCTTCTGGCACAACATGGCATCAACAACTTTCGAACTGACATAGAAGAACAGTTCCCAGCTGTAGTTGTCCAACAACTCAATGTAAATCTTAACCACCAACAACAGCAAGACATTTTGAGGGCTATAGAGGGAATTGTGGACTTGAAAGTGAAATATCAAACATGCTGCACTGAAATTTCTAATAAGTTGAATGAGCCAGCCAGGGGACTGCCTTGA
- the LOC134009019 gene encoding uncharacterized protein LOC134009019 isoform X1 encodes MAHLCVIEEIGRKCRALERAFQQANISHARLMPIESSLVNLRRLDGILSVETMQEPFASLEELRALITTTHAMSGEHSEDAFSAPRMPSGQRGRPKIAITRQQIQFLVGQGYTVKRMGQLLKCSASFLYKKTRALGLPIRSSRSRTLTNEELEDHIRRLHRQFPRSGNEMMRALLRAEGFFVTRQRVRAMLTYIDPAAAARRWSATVARRTYHVPYPNSLWHMDGNMRLIRWGLVVHGAIDGYSRLVTYLNCNTNNKAVTVLTQFLKATCLYGLPSRVRSDHGGENTQVALFMNIVQGVERSSHITGESVHNQRIERLWRDVFLQVLHYFYNEFYSLEDAAILDPENDIHKLSLHLTYLPEIQRRLNMFREAWNQHSLRTENNRTPSQIWTEGMLTNIEADSTPINNVFGDDPYREDSLEALLAQHGINNFRTDIEEQFPAVVVQQLNVNLNHQQQQDILRAIEGIVDLKVKYQTCCTEISNKLNEPARGLP; translated from the exons ATGGCACACCTATGTGTAATTGaagaaataggacgaaaatgcAGAGCATTAGAAAGAGCTTTCCAACAAGCTAACATAAGCCACGCACGATTGATGCCGATTGAGTCATCACTTGTGAATTTAAGAAGACTGGACGGTATTTTATCGGTGGAGACAATGCAAGAACCTTTTGCTAGCCTTGAAGAACTCCGAGctctcatcaccaccacacatgCGATGTCAGGAGAGCACAGCGAAGACGCCTTTTCAGCCCCTCGTATGCCCTCAG GCCAGCGAGGGAGACCTAAAATTGCCATAACAAGGCAGCAAATACAGTTCCTCGTGGGTCAAGGCTACACAGTCAAGCGGATGGGACAGCTGCTGAAATGTTCAGCATCTTTTTTATATAAGAAAACCAGAGCGCTTGGATTACCAATTAGGAGTTCCAGGTCAAGAACCCTAACCAATGAGGAACTTGAAGATCATATAAGAAGACTTCACAGACAGTTTCCGAGATCTGGAAATGAG ATGATGAGGGCATTGCTGCGAGCAGAAGGATTCTTTGTAACacgacagagagtgagagcgatGCTGACTTATATTGACCCAGCGGCTGCTGCGCGAAGATGGAGTGCTACCGTGGCAAGAAGAACATACCATGTGCCATATCCCAACAGTCTGTGGCATATGGATGGAAACATGCGTCTCATCAG GTGGGGCTTAGTTGTTCATGGAGCCATAGATGGATACTCACGCCTAGTAACATACCTAAACTGTAATACAAACAACAAAGCTGTCACTGTACTTACACAGTTCTTGAAGGCAACATGCCTGTATGGACTCCCATCCAGAGTTCGCTCTGATCATGGTGGGGAGAACACACAAGTAGCATTGTTCATGAATATTGTCCAGGGTGTAGAGCGCAGTAGTCACATAACAGGGGAATCTGTTCACAACCAGAGGATAGAGCGCCTCTGGAGAGACGTGTTCCTGCAAGTTCTACACTACTTCTACAATGAATTCTACAGCCTAGAGGATGCTGCCATACTAGATCCAGAAAATGACATCCACAAGTTATCACTACACCTGACCTATCTACCAGAAATTCAACGTAGGTTGAACATGTTTAGAGAGGCCTGGAATCAGCACAGTCTAAGGACAGAAAACAACCGAACACCCTCACAGATCTGGACAGAGGGCATGCTGACCAACATAGAGGCAGACAGCACTCCCATCAACAACGTATTTGGTGATGACCCATATAGGGAGGACAGTTTAGAGGCCCTTCTGGCACAACATGGCATCAACAACTTTCGAACTGACATAGAAGAACAGTTCCCAGCTGTAGTTGTCCAACAACTCAATGTAAATCTTAACCACCAACAACAGCAAGACATTTTGAGGGCTATAGAGGGAATTGTGGACTTGAAAGTGAAATATCAAACATGCTGCACTGAAATTTCTAATAAGTTGAATGAGCCAGCCAGGGGACTGCCTTGA
- the LOC134009122 gene encoding uncharacterized protein LOC134009122, which yields MISLNLVGFELAKVDKGKKIKKVQANSVRALKKVMGKSRLYIVPCAEVGQTQDLPIPPDTIHEAQGNPALERPQSPRAEVLTVPVTINDVEGYTSDSSSHHQSLHPTSTETVENLERAQSPGLVVLPIPGTPHDVEEWRTVRQQQDIEYNLSLRADQEKDQSRRAVCDYEERRLKTIDERLMRTTEEPAGGIPLKVSFPDGTMKIRRFHTSDPMQALFDFVGSHASATEYFYIRETTSGTTVINMVSGTLLDHNITSPLNLHVRWMDMEEVQTIYQQQNRVSAEGPDLMERKST from the exons ATGATTAGCTTGAACCTGGTGGGGTTTGAGCTGGCAAAAGTAGACAAGGGCAAAAAAATCAAAAAGGTCCAAGCCAACTCTGTGAGAGCCCTGAAGAAAGTGATGGGAAAGAGCAGACTCTACATTGTCCCCTGTGCTGAAGTGGGGCAG ACACAGGATCTACCCATACCACCTGACACCATACATGAAGCACAAGGCAACCCAGCACTTGAGAGGCCTCAAAGTCCAAGAGCAGAAGTCCTCACTGTACCTGTGACAATAAATGATGTAGAG GGGTACACCTCTGACTCGTCCAGTCATCATCAGAGTCTACATCCGACCAGCACTGAGACTGTAGAAAACCTTGAGAGAGCTCAAAGTCCAGGACTGGTTGTACTGCCTATACCTGGAACACCACATGATGTAGAG GAGTGGAGGACTGTACGGCAACAACAAGACATTGAATACAATCTGTCATTGAGAGCTGACCAAGAAAAG GATCAGAGCAGACGAGCTGTCTGCGACTACGAGGAGAGGCGTTTGAAG acaATAGATGAGAGACTCATGAGGACAACTGAGGAACCTGCTGGTGGCATACCTCTGAAAGTCAGTTTTCCAGATGGCACAATGAAGATCAGACGGTTCCATACATCTGATCCTATGCAG GCCTTGTTTGACTTTGTTGGATCACATGCCTCAGCCACTGAGTATTTTTACATCAGAGAAACTACGTCAGGCACCACAGTCATCAACATGGTGTCTGGGACTCTTCTGGACCACAacatcacctctccattgaacctCCATGTTCGATGGATGGACATGGAGGAAGTGCAG ACCATTTACCAGCAGCAAAACAGAGTTTCTGCTGAAGGGCCTGATTTGATGGAG AGGAAATCTACATAG
- the LOC134009021 gene encoding G2/M phase-specific E3 ubiquitin-protein ligase-like isoform X1: protein MPETEMSEPDEMQLTDNIEIQCTEDFDCSPKEILLELGKNINYNLSCRFNINRNNVLDGAFRAFNRKSYNPFKRISVKFSDETGHVEEGIDLGGPRRELLSLLMEDIERSPMLTGPDGQKNLALDSIAVREDKYYIMGKAISVSMVHGGPSPGFFSPTLFDCIVKDNVSPTIDDVHDLDLRAKIIQVSEAKSMEELRSVVSSHSDYLSNAGCLRAVKCLEDKDLLLQDILQFQVVNRLHGPLERFKEGLRTLGLLEEVVKQPEAFRPLFCSPPQTLSADGLDHLFVICFSSAGSNRRVQENIAVGFWRDYLLDAEEGNSPCSLEEILMFVTGCSALPAIGLKPEPSIEFLHTDGLLPGDTQQRAKFPTANTCVNCLRLPLHKDYTAFKYNMDFGICNTQGFGQE, encoded by the exons ATGCCAGAGACTGAGATGTCAGAGCCAGATGAGATGCAGCTAACGGATAACATCGAAATTCA ATGCACAGAAGATTTTGACTGTTCCCCAAAAGAAATTCTTTTGGAACTTGGGAAAAATATTAACTACAACTTGAGCTGCAGATTTAACATCAACCGAAACAATGTACTCGATGGTGCATTTAGAGCATTCAACCGGAAATCATACAATCCATTTAAGAGAATTTCTGTTAAGTTTTCTGATGAAACTGGACATGTTGAGGAAGGAATAGATTTGGGAGGTCCAAGACGAGAGCTTTTAAGTCTACTAATGGAAGACATTGAGCGCTCCCCGATGCTGACAGGTCCAGATGGACAAAAAAACCTTGCTCTTGACTCGATTG CTGTCAGAGAAGACAAGTACTATATCATGGGGAAGGCTATATCAGTCAGTATGGTTCATGGGGGGCCATCACCGGGATTCTTTTCTCCCACTTTATTTGATTGCATTGTGAAAGATAACGTCTCACCCACCATCGATGATGTGCACGACCTTGACTTGCGAGCTAAAATCATACAG GTATCAGAGGCCAAGTCCATGGAGGAGTTGCGTTCAGTTGTGTCCAGTCACAGTGACTACCTGTCTAATGCAGGCTGCCTACGAGCTGTAAAATGTCTGGAGGACAAAGACCTGCTTTTGCAGGACATCCTCCAGTTCCAAGTCGTAAACCGACTCCATGGTCCACTCGAACG GTTCAAGGAAGGCCTGAGGACATTAGGATTGTTGGAGGAGGTTGTCAAACAGCCAGAAGCCTTTCGTCCTCTCTTCTGCAGCCCACCACAGACCCTTAGCGCAGATGGTCTCGATCACCTGTTTGTCATCTGTTTTTCCAGTGCAGGAAGTAACAGACGAGTACAGGAAAACATTGCTGTGGGCTTTTGGAGAGACTACCTTCTAGATGCAGAGG AAGGTAACTCCCCCTGCTCGTTGGAGGAAATTCTAATGTTTGTGACTGGATGCAGTGCGCTACCTGCCATTGGCTTGAAGCCGGAACCATCCATCGAGTTCCTGCACACTGACGGTCTTTTACCTGGGGACACTCAACAGAGGGCGAAGTTTCCAACGGCAAACACATGTGTGAACTGCTTGCGTCTACCTTTGCACAAGGATTACACTGCCTTTAAGTACAATATGGACTTTGGTATTTGCAATACACAGGGCTTTGGTCAAGAGTAG
- the LOC134009021 gene encoding G2/M phase-specific E3 ubiquitin-protein ligase-like isoform X2, which translates to MEDIERSPMLTGPDGQKNLALDSIAVREDKYYIMGKAISVSMVHGGPSPGFFSPTLFDCIVKDNVSPTIDDVHDLDLRAKIIQVSEAKSMEELRSVVSSHSDYLSNAGCLRAVKCLEDKDLLLQDILQFQVVNRLHGPLERFKEGLRTLGLLEEVVKQPEAFRPLFCSPPQTLSADGLDHLFVICFSSAGSNRRVQENIAVGFWRDYLLDAEEGNSPCSLEEILMFVTGCSALPAIGLKPEPSIEFLHTDGLLPGDTQQRAKFPTANTCVNCLRLPLHKDYTAFKYNMDFGICNTQGFGQE; encoded by the exons ATGGAAGACATTGAGCGCTCCCCGATGCTGACAGGTCCAGATGGACAAAAAAACCTTGCTCTTGACTCGATTG CTGTCAGAGAAGACAAGTACTATATCATGGGGAAGGCTATATCAGTCAGTATGGTTCATGGGGGGCCATCACCGGGATTCTTTTCTCCCACTTTATTTGATTGCATTGTGAAAGATAACGTCTCACCCACCATCGATGATGTGCACGACCTTGACTTGCGAGCTAAAATCATACAG GTATCAGAGGCCAAGTCCATGGAGGAGTTGCGTTCAGTTGTGTCCAGTCACAGTGACTACCTGTCTAATGCAGGCTGCCTACGAGCTGTAAAATGTCTGGAGGACAAAGACCTGCTTTTGCAGGACATCCTCCAGTTCCAAGTCGTAAACCGACTCCATGGTCCACTCGAACG GTTCAAGGAAGGCCTGAGGACATTAGGATTGTTGGAGGAGGTTGTCAAACAGCCAGAAGCCTTTCGTCCTCTCTTCTGCAGCCCACCACAGACCCTTAGCGCAGATGGTCTCGATCACCTGTTTGTCATCTGTTTTTCCAGTGCAGGAAGTAACAGACGAGTACAGGAAAACATTGCTGTGGGCTTTTGGAGAGACTACCTTCTAGATGCAGAGG AAGGTAACTCCCCCTGCTCGTTGGAGGAAATTCTAATGTTTGTGACTGGATGCAGTGCGCTACCTGCCATTGGCTTGAAGCCGGAACCATCCATCGAGTTCCTGCACACTGACGGTCTTTTACCTGGGGACACTCAACAGAGGGCGAAGTTTCCAACGGCAAACACATGTGTGAACTGCTTGCGTCTACCTTTGCACAAGGATTACACTGCCTTTAAGTACAATATGGACTTTGGTATTTGCAATACACAGGGCTTTGGTCAAGAGTAG